Part of the Devosia sp. SL43 genome, GGGTTCGTCGGTATCGGGCGTCTATTTCGCTCACCCGGACGCGTACTATTTCGGCGTCGCCAAGGTGGAGCGCGACCAGGTGGTGGACTATGCCCAGCGCAAGGGTATGGCGTTGGCCGAGGTCGAACGCTGGCTCGGGCCGATCCTGAATTATATTCCGGGTCCGGCGATCGTCGCGGCGGAGTAGCGTTCTTAGCGCCCCCACCTAACCTCCCCCTAATAGGGGGAGGAATCCGGGCGGTGGCTCTGGCGTGATCGTGCCAGACACTCGATCAGTCCCTCCCCCTTCAGGGGGAGGTTAGGTGGGGGTATCCTTACTGTGGCACGCATTGAACCCATCCCCGTGACCGTCGTCACCGAACCCCGTCGCCTGCTCGCGCTCGACGCCGATACCGCCCTGCTCCGCCTGCCCGCCAATACCGGGCATGGCCACGAGGACGGCGGCAACTGCATAGCCTGCGCCACGCGGACCGATGTCCGGGCGCTGCTCTACGACATGCTGGAAGGCGCCAAACTGGGCTTGCGGCCGGCGTTCAAGCGCGTCGTGGTGGATGCGAGCGCCGTGCCGGATACGTCAGTGGTGATCGCGGCTTTGACCGGCAAGCTGCCAGCCCAGGCGCTGCGCGACCACACCGTCGCGCGGCTCTTCTATCTGGCCGGAGCCGCCTAGAGGTTCCAGCGCACACCGACTGATGCCGCGTTCGCGCCATCGCGCATATTGCCCAGGCTCTCCCATCCGCCTGAGCGATGATGGACGCGGGCAAAATACTCGAGGTCAGGATTGTTGGCGAAGGACACGCTGACTTCCGGCGCGAGATAGTACAGCAACGTGGAATCGCCACCCATTTCAATTTCGCGCGCGCGCTCGATGCCGATTGTGTCCGTTGTGACCGACAGTCCGGCCGTGACGCTGACGGAAACCTTGACCTGATGGGTCTGAATGAGCCCATCGGCGCGGAGGACCGGACCAACCCAAAGCTCACCAGAGGTCTGGTTACCCAAACGCAAGGCGGCGCCCAGCTCAACGCCCAATTTGAGGCCACCATCATGCCCTAGCGCGAACTGCTGGTAGCCTGCGCCCAAGACATAATTGTCCTCGTAACCCACCGTGAATGGGTTGAACGTGTATTCAAAATACTGATTGGTGTAGCGGCCGCCGAAAGCGAAAATGTTCTGCTCATCGGCAAAAGCGTGGCCCGTGGCGGCCGCGACGCAGCACGCCAACACACAGCGATAAATGTGTCTCAAAATTCAACCTCTCGCCGCCCCCGGCAAGAGGCCAATGGTTCGAGGCGTCGATAGTTCCCAGCTTAAGTGCTGATGTGATCGGGATATTTAATGAGCGGCGTATCGGTCCGCAGGTAGAGCGGATGCTTGGGCGAACCATCAGCATTGGTGCCGAAACACCAGAGCTCAACCCCGTCGGCCCGCAGCGCATCGACCACCGATCGTCCCCCAGCAGCCAGCGCCTTATTGAGCTTGCCGTGGCACAGCACCACCCTGTCCGCCCTTGCGGCCGCCGCGCGGATTGCGGGCAGATTGGCATCCGACACCGCCACCACGCCAGGCGCCAGCAGCACCTTGGGGTCGGTGGCGCGATAGTCTCCGACATTGGCCTTGACCATAGCTGAATAGCCCTCACGCTTGGCAAAGGTCCATTCCCGCGCACAGGTCGGATCGTTGACCGTGGCATCGGCCGTGCTCGGATTCATCCCGATGAACATGATGTAGCGATCGGGGAATGCATCGCCCGTC contains:
- a CDS encoding DUF1643 domain-containing protein, with amino-acid sequence MSDGVGHDPGGKVRLPLMPGVKGDAVFSDREHRQLMRRWTGDAFPDRYIMFIGMNPSTADATVNDPTCAREWTFAKREGYSAMVKANVGDYRATDPKVLLAPGVVAVSDANLPAIRAAAARADRVVLCHGKLNKALAAGGRSVVDALRADGVELWCFGTNADGSPKHPLYLRTDTPLIKYPDHIST